A stretch of Carnobacterium iners DNA encodes these proteins:
- a CDS encoding helix-turn-helix domain-containing protein, with the protein MAKYSFEFKLTVVKSYLDGAGGYKFLAKKYGIPGKSGSQLKIWVANYRQFGEDGLIRSKKDNHYSVQFKIDTIELYLTTEISYQQLALKLKINNPSLIANWVRAFHAEGIEGLSKPKGRPAKMKNKNTNQLNKNSPIKSTDKNSERIKELENQVLSLEIQNAFLKELRSLQTEENQNQTNQLQKLSTDSEKNSN; encoded by the coding sequence ATGGCAAAATATAGTTTCGAATTTAAGCTAACGGTTGTTAAGAGTTATTTAGATGGAGCTGGTGGATACAAGTTTTTGGCTAAAAAATATGGTATCCCAGGAAAAAGTGGATCCCAACTCAAAATATGGGTCGCTAATTATAGACAATTCGGTGAGGATGGGCTAATCAGAAGTAAAAAAGACAATCATTATTCTGTTCAATTCAAGATAGATACGATAGAGTTGTATCTAACTACTGAGATATCCTATCAGCAGCTTGCATTGAAGCTCAAGATAAACAACCCATCCTTAATCGCTAATTGGGTAAGGGCATTTCATGCCGAAGGCATTGAAGGACTCTCAAAACCGAAGGGACGTCCGGCTAAAATGAAAAATAAAAACACTAACCAACTAAATAAAAACAGCCCTATTAAATCTACTGATAAAAATTCAGAACGGATCAAAGAGCTTGAGAATCAAGTATTATCTTTAGAAATTCAAAATGCTTTTTTAAAAGAATTGCGGAGTCTGCAGACCGAGGAAAACCAAAATCAAACGAACCAACTGCAAAAATTATCTACAGACTCCGAGAAAAATTCCAATTAA
- a CDS encoding IS3 family transposase: MYRLREKFQLKDILMTIDYPKSTYMYWQKRFKQKDPDTELKQLILEIRDQHKDYGYRRIKAELRNRGFVVNKKRIQRIMQELNLQVTSFSRKSRKYSSYKGTVGKVTPNRISRRFDTTIPYQKITTDTTEFKYYENDPSGNLQIKKLYLDPFMDMYNKEIVSYKITKQPNGITIMEALADAIKATEKCPFRRTFHSDQGWAYQMKAYGAELRKDNIFQSMSRKGNCLDNSPIENFFGLLKQEMYYGNVFHSYRELEQEIIKYIHYYNHDRIKEKLNWMSPVHYREHHFSPSLVA; encoded by the coding sequence ATCTACAGACTCCGAGAAAAATTCCAATTAAAAGATATCTTAATGACTATTGATTATCCTAAATCAACCTACATGTATTGGCAAAAACGTTTTAAACAGAAGGATCCAGATACAGAGTTAAAGCAACTTATATTAGAAATACGGGACCAACACAAAGATTACGGTTACCGTCGTATAAAGGCAGAATTAAGAAATCGTGGTTTCGTTGTAAATAAAAAGAGAATTCAACGCATTATGCAGGAACTAAACTTACAAGTTACTTCTTTTTCTCGTAAATCACGTAAGTATAGCTCCTACAAAGGAACGGTTGGAAAAGTTACTCCTAATCGTATCAGCCGCAGATTTGATACAACTATCCCCTATCAAAAGATAACGACGGATACAACAGAATTTAAGTATTACGAAAATGATCCATCTGGGAATCTGCAGATAAAAAAATTATACCTTGATCCTTTTATGGACATGTATAATAAGGAGATAGTCAGCTATAAAATCACAAAACAACCGAATGGTATCACTATTATGGAGGCTTTAGCCGATGCTATTAAAGCAACTGAAAAGTGTCCATTTAGACGAACTTTCCATTCTGATCAGGGTTGGGCATACCAAATGAAGGCCTACGGCGCTGAGCTGAGAAAAGATAATATATTCCAAAGTATGTCTAGAAAAGGGAATTGTCTTGATAATTCTCCAATAGAAAATTTCTTTGGACTACTAAAACAGGAAATGTATTATGGAAATGTTTTTCATAGTTATAGAGAGCTGGAACAAGAAATCATCAAATATATTCACTATTATAATCACGATCGCATAAAAGAGAAGTTAAATTGGATGAGCCCAGTTCATTATCGGGAACATCATTTCTCTCCTTCTCTAGTAGCTTAA
- a CDS encoding helix-turn-helix domain-containing protein, with the protein MTFSDNLRTLRSNKRLTQEELAELLDVSRQAVSKWESGNGYPEMDTLIKLSELFDVSLDKLVKTQFIEDLSTSNDKNPKDDNRKKLIILAVFSFIIFATTMSSNNDTGWIILISLVSFITFQMLVFRVVKNTKSNLHSK; encoded by the coding sequence ATGACTTTTTCTGATAATTTAAGAACATTAAGAAGTAATAAACGACTAACTCAAGAAGAACTCGCCGAATTATTAGATGTCTCACGACAAGCTGTTTCAAAATGGGAGTCTGGTAACGGTTATCCTGAAATGGATACGTTAATTAAATTAAGTGAATTATTTGATGTTTCATTAGATAAATTAGTAAAAACTCAATTTATAGAAGATCTTTCAACTTCTAATGATAAAAATCCTAAAGATGATAATAGAAAGAAACTTATCATTTTAGCAGTCTTTTCTTTTATTATTTTTGCTACAACTATGTCTTCTAATAATGATACGGGATGGATTATACTAATCTCCTTAGTAAGTTTCATAACATTCCAGATGTTAGTATTTCGCGTGGTTAAAAATACTAAATCAAATTTACATTCCAAGTAA
- a CDS encoding GNAT family N-acetyltransferase: MEFYIRPIKSGDAEGLNKLRRMPGVFENISGLPSERIQQNEDFVVNMDANQHQFVAISKLESNEELIIGTAGLFVNGNHRRRHCGTIGIMIHKDYQSKGVGTALIAALIDIADNWLMLVRLELTVFEDNKNAIYLYEKFGFEKEGLKRFAAIRKGKYENECVMARINFTLYSSLKS, from the coding sequence ATGGAGTTTTATATTAGACCAATCAAAAGTGGCGATGCTGAAGGATTAAATAAATTGAGACGTATGCCAGGAGTCTTCGAAAACATTTCTGGGCTACCGTCAGAGAGAATACAACAGAATGAAGATTTTGTTGTTAACATGGATGCTAATCAACACCAGTTTGTTGCTATTTCAAAGCTCGAGAGTAATGAAGAACTAATTATAGGAACTGCTGGATTATTTGTGAATGGTAATCATCGTAGACGACATTGTGGGACTATAGGCATAATGATTCATAAAGACTACCAAAGTAAAGGTGTTGGTACTGCTCTAATAGCCGCACTTATAGACATAGCAGATAATTGGTTAATGCTTGTGAGACTCGAACTGACTGTATTCGAGGACAATAAGAACGCCATATACCTATATGAGAAATTTGGATTCGAAAAAGAAGGACTTAAACGGTTTGCAGCGATAAGAAAAGGAAAATATGAAAATGAATGTGTCATGGCAAGAATAAATTTCACTCTTTATTCCTCTTTAAAAAGTTAA
- a CDS encoding DUF2812 domain-containing protein yields MKKFKFFFNLDKEEKWLNEQSNEGWELYDKKADYKFREKAHSSTIKIDYRTFKSKKDFQDYKTLFKDSGWEHIPGSKTSGKQYFKKIEKSASADIFSDNFSKAERYQRMARVWASLAMSYLVILISLYLTKIVDFQTLLNPKSLYLTPGLWDLSGSSFWKAFLFETPFAIGRGFSWLIIPTLVLLYIIFAVKAHYHYKNALLND; encoded by the coding sequence ATGAAAAAATTTAAATTCTTTTTTAATCTTGATAAAGAAGAGAAATGGTTAAATGAGCAGTCCAACGAAGGCTGGGAATTATATGACAAAAAAGCGGATTATAAATTTCGTGAAAAAGCGCATTCTTCTACTATAAAAATTGATTACCGTACGTTTAAATCAAAAAAAGATTTTCAGGACTATAAGACCCTTTTTAAAGATAGCGGATGGGAACATATTCCAGGTAGTAAAACATCAGGAAAACAATATTTCAAAAAAATAGAAAAGAGTGCTAGCGCAGATATCTTTTCTGATAACTTTTCTAAGGCTGAAAGGTATCAAAGAATGGCCCGCGTATGGGCGTCTTTAGCAATGAGTTATTTGGTGATATTAATATCCCTATATCTAACTAAAATAGTTGACTTCCAAACACTATTAAATCCAAAATCATTGTATCTTACTCCCGGACTATGGGACCTTTCAGGATCCTCTTTTTGGAAAGCATTTTTATTTGAAACACCTTTTGCGATAGGGAGGGGATTTAGTTGGCTGATCATTCCTACTTTAGTTCTTTTGTATATTATTTTTGCTGTCAAAGCTCATTATCATTATAAAAATGCTCTCTTAAACGATTAA
- a CDS encoding PadR family transcriptional regulator, which yields MKRNKNLPLTETVYYILLSLFEPAHGYLIMQKVEELSNDEVKMAAGTLYGAIENLLKLKFIKPVESVDKRRKVYIITQEGKNILLLDCKRMKHIVAITGENLTQEGV from the coding sequence ATGAAAAGAAATAAAAATCTCCCCCTTACAGAAACCGTTTATTATATTCTTTTATCTTTATTTGAACCCGCACATGGGTATTTAATTATGCAAAAGGTTGAAGAATTGAGTAATGATGAAGTGAAAATGGCCGCAGGAACATTGTACGGAGCGATTGAAAACCTACTAAAATTGAAATTTATTAAGCCGGTTGAGAGTGTAGATAAGAGGCGTAAAGTTTACATCATTACACAAGAAGGAAAAAACATCCTACTTCTTGATTGTAAAAGAATGAAACACATAGTCGCTATTACTGGAGAAAATTTGACTCAGGAAGGTGTATGA